The following are encoded in a window of Paenibacillus polymyxa genomic DNA:
- a CDS encoding metal-sensing transcriptional repressor, with the protein MSDLNQEHHHDHEHKYRKQIVNRLARIEGHLRSVKEMTENGRDCPDVLLQIAAVQKALDKAAKLLLKDHLENCVVKAVHHGNEDKVIEDLNKALNNYIR; encoded by the coding sequence ATGAGTGATCTTAATCAAGAACATCATCATGACCACGAGCATAAGTATCGCAAACAAATCGTGAACCGATTGGCACGAATCGAAGGTCATCTCAGGTCTGTTAAGGAGATGACAGAGAACGGGCGTGACTGTCCTGATGTTCTTCTGCAAATTGCAGCAGTTCAAAAGGCATTAGACAAAGCGGCGAAACTTTTACTCAAAGACCACTTGGAGAACTGTGTCGTGAAAGCAGTTCACCATGGGAATGAAGATAAAGTTATAGAGGATCTCAACAAGGCGCTCAACAATTATATTCGCTAA